The DNA window AAGAAAACCAAATAGTCATAATCGAAGCCTCCTTATCCTCTCAGCTAAAGAAATCCTGAACTCCTTTTCCGGCGAAAACTCGGTCGGACAGCTCCGCCAGTAACGCATTCACAGTGAGCAAAACGACACTAGAACCAGCAATAACCCCGATCACCACACCCGTCGTGCCCAAAACCTTTCGAAACGCCGGCCACTCAATCTTCTGAATCTCCTCCGCCACTCCGCCAATCAGGTCCCCCTCTTTCTCCACCTTCCGCTGCTTCAAAGCCTCCTGAATTTCGGCGCCCAAATTCTCGCCAGATTCTGCCGGTTGATCAGCCGTTTTCGACTCCTCCCTCGGCGGCCCAGCTTGAACCTCCACCCCATCAGATTCTGTGTTCTCTTGGCTTTCCTGCACGGCATTGACAGCGGAGAACATGCTATTCCTTCTAGACCTAATACCCGGGAGTCTGATCGTGCGATGTAAGTGAGGATGAGAATGATACGCGGAGCTCCGCCGTAGTGATACAAACAAGGAGGCCGCTCTGTTAGTTAAAGTGGAAGGTACCGTCGGAAATCGCAGGGAGATCGGAACGGCCATTTTCCGTATCGGTGAGCGGTCGAGAAATCAGATTGCACAAATGGATTAGCAATCAAGAATCAGATTTCGGGATAGCTAGGGCTTTGTTCGTGGCCCACATTATCTTACACGATGGTCGTGTACTA is part of the Cucurbita pepo subsp. pepo cultivar mu-cu-16 chromosome LG03, ASM280686v2, whole genome shotgun sequence genome and encodes:
- the LOC111791186 gene encoding preprotein translocase subunit SECE1; translation: MAVPISLRFPTVPSTLTNRAASLFVSLRRSSAYHSHPHLHRTIRLPGIRSRRNSMFSAVNAVQESQENTESDGVEVQAGPPREESKTADQPAESGENLGAEIQEALKQRKVEKEGDLIGGVAEEIQKIEWPAFRKVLGTTGVVIGVIAGSSVVLLTVNALLAELSDRVFAGKGVQDFFS